A window of the Streptomyces sp. NBC_01351 genome harbors these coding sequences:
- a CDS encoding AfsR/SARP family transcriptional regulator, protein MQIQVLGPLSAEVNGGSIVPTARKPRQILALLALYPGRVMPVPTLMEEIWGTQLPHSALTTLQTYILQLRRRLGTAMGPGAPGNAKEVLATRHGGYLLQISPESVDVHEYEQLVTRGQSAFEQGDDNSAATMLRRALSLWQGNALVDVRVGPILEIEVMRLEESRIVTTERRIDADLRLGRHTELLAELKDLIARHPQHEGLHSQAMVAFYRSGRQATALDIYRRMRARLIEDLGVEPSPQLQRLHHAMLAVDPALDVVAGPRGGSTFNLYAA, encoded by the coding sequence ATGCAGATTCAGGTTCTGGGTCCGTTGAGTGCCGAGGTCAACGGGGGCTCGATTGTTCCGACCGCCCGAAAGCCGCGCCAGATCCTGGCCCTGCTCGCGCTCTACCCCGGCCGGGTCATGCCGGTCCCGACACTGATGGAAGAAATATGGGGGACGCAGCTGCCACACAGTGCACTCACCACCCTCCAGACGTACATACTCCAGCTGCGCCGACGCCTCGGCACCGCCATGGGACCGGGGGCCCCGGGCAATGCCAAGGAGGTGCTCGCCACCCGTCACGGCGGCTACCTCCTGCAGATATCCCCGGAATCCGTCGACGTCCACGAGTACGAGCAGCTGGTGACGCGCGGCCAGAGCGCCTTCGAGCAGGGGGACGACAACTCCGCGGCCACGATGCTGCGCCGGGCCCTCTCGCTGTGGCAGGGCAACGCCCTGGTCGACGTACGGGTCGGGCCGATCCTGGAGATCGAGGTCATGCGCCTGGAGGAGAGCCGGATCGTCACCACCGAGCGGCGCATCGACGCAGACCTGCGCCTCGGCCGGCACACCGAACTCCTCGCCGAGCTCAAGGACCTGATCGCCCGCCATCCGCAGCACGAGGGACTGCACTCGCAGGCGATGGTGGCCTTCTACCGCTCGGGCCGCCAGGCAACCGCCCTCGACATCTACCGCAGAATGCGGGCACGGCTGATCGAGGACCTCGGCGTGGAACCCTCGCCCCAGCTCCAGCGGCTGCACCACGCGATGCTCGCGGTCGACCCGGCCCTTGACGTGGTCGCCGGACCGCGGGGAGGCTCGACCTTCAACCTGTACGCGGCCTGA
- a CDS encoding TetR/AcrR family transcriptional regulator — protein MSVQERKQRERAERERLIVATARELAEHQGWDAVTTRKLAERIEYSQPVLYSHFRGKREIIGAVALEGAAEMAAAVRAATAAADGPRERVYALAHAYLDFAVRNPAVYEAMFQLDGGLAFAQEDTPEPLKDAFAALLESLGEVAGDGVHPGLFTETFWAALHGQATLTRAGRLPPEHTEQRVELLVDRLSVV, from the coding sequence ATGTCGGTACAGGAACGCAAGCAGCGCGAACGGGCGGAGCGCGAACGACTCATCGTGGCGACGGCCCGCGAACTCGCCGAGCATCAGGGCTGGGACGCGGTCACCACCCGCAAGCTCGCCGAGCGCATCGAATACAGCCAGCCCGTCCTCTACAGCCACTTCCGCGGCAAACGGGAGATCATCGGCGCCGTCGCCCTGGAGGGCGCCGCGGAGATGGCCGCGGCGGTGCGCGCCGCGACCGCCGCCGCGGACGGCCCGCGCGAGCGGGTGTACGCCCTCGCCCACGCCTACCTCGACTTCGCCGTACGCAACCCGGCGGTCTACGAGGCCATGTTCCAGCTCGACGGCGGTCTGGCGTTCGCGCAGGAGGACACCCCGGAACCTCTCAAGGACGCCTTCGCCGCGCTGCTGGAGAGCCTCGGCGAGGTCGCCGGGGACGGCGTCCACCCGGGGCTGTTCACCGAGACGTTCTGGGCGGCCCTGCACGGGCAGGCCACCCTGACCCGGGCCGGACGACTGCCGCCGGAGCACACCGAGCAGAGGGTGGAACTGCTGGTGGACCGGCTCTCCGTCGTCTGA
- a CDS encoding winged helix-turn-helix domain-containing protein, producing the protein MSRQSPYPELEALRLRISGLSHLKQNLLMTYAIFGGMDHSVEMTAAELAEIVGVPASHFSRTRRELEAEGWVEFTHKEGQVKFFRLGTKATGRRVVVPLRRVTG; encoded by the coding sequence ATGTCACGCCAAAGCCCGTACCCCGAGCTCGAAGCTCTGCGTCTGCGGATAAGCGGACTGTCGCATCTCAAGCAGAACCTGCTGATGACCTACGCGATCTTCGGCGGGATGGACCACTCCGTGGAGATGACGGCCGCCGAGCTGGCTGAGATCGTCGGCGTTCCCGCCTCACACTTCTCCCGAACCCGGCGCGAGCTGGAGGCGGAAGGGTGGGTGGAGTTCACGCACAAGGAGGGCCAGGTGAAGTTCTTCCGTCTGGGTACGAAGGCCACCGGCCGACGCGTGGTTGTTCCTCTGCGGCGGGTAACCGGCTGA
- a CDS encoding transcriptional regulator → METSKLTGQPAVTPLPPERLHVLVAPIREALDRYDLGPHPDLTAVRPAPELIARADALCRQVRAAHLRAAAKALPTLIVELTHTVWTEPSTEMWRALASAYRTAHDVALKLDYPDLARVALDRMGWAAVRASDPCIESVQRYKRATLWRCAMSAPLITSGQRLLAGETSREALAVTGQLHLGLATVAAKNEDAAAVATHLAAARELADRVGGEAGDVHWLSFGRFNVELHQLGASIAMRSFDEALGQARSLTLPQSMLTSRRARYLVDRALVEMEAGSPKTSLKYLAQARQVAPEQTRHLAGTRATIRGLVHMSRRAPDSLGGMARWAGL, encoded by the coding sequence GTGGAGACGTCCAAGCTGACGGGACAGCCCGCCGTGACACCGCTGCCCCCTGAGCGGCTGCACGTGCTCGTCGCACCGATCCGGGAAGCCCTCGACCGGTACGACCTTGGACCGCACCCCGATCTCACAGCGGTCCGGCCGGCACCGGAGCTGATCGCCCGGGCGGACGCCTTGTGCCGGCAGGTGCGGGCCGCCCATCTGCGCGCGGCGGCGAAGGCTCTGCCCACCCTGATAGTGGAACTGACCCACACCGTATGGACGGAGCCGTCGACGGAGATGTGGCGGGCCCTCGCCTCGGCGTACCGGACCGCCCACGACGTGGCGCTGAAGTTGGACTACCCGGACCTCGCCCGCGTCGCTCTGGACCGGATGGGCTGGGCCGCGGTCCGGGCGTCGGATCCGTGCATCGAGTCGGTACAGCGGTACAAGCGCGCCACCTTGTGGCGGTGCGCGATGAGCGCGCCGCTGATCACGTCGGGGCAGCGCCTCCTGGCCGGGGAGACGAGCAGGGAAGCGCTCGCGGTCACCGGGCAACTCCATCTCGGCCTGGCCACGGTGGCCGCGAAGAACGAGGACGCTGCGGCAGTGGCAACGCACCTCGCCGCCGCCCGGGAGCTCGCGGACCGCGTCGGCGGTGAGGCCGGCGATGTGCACTGGCTCAGCTTCGGGCGGTTCAACGTCGAGCTGCACCAGCTCGGCGCTTCGATCGCGATGCGCAGCTTCGACGAGGCTCTCGGCCAGGCGCGGTCACTGACGCTGCCGCAGTCGATGCTGACGTCGCGGCGCGCCCGCTACCTGGTGGACCGGGCACTGGTGGAGATGGAGGCAGGCTCTCCGAAGACGTCGCTGAAGTACTTGGCACAGGCGCGGCAAGTGGCGCCGGAACAGACTCGCCATCTGGCGGGCACCCGGGCCACGATCCGCGGCCTGGTGCACATGTCGCGGCGGGCCCCCGACAGTCTGGGCGGAATGGCCCGCTGGGCAGGGCTGTAG
- a CDS encoding thioesterase II family protein: MGVRVWCFAHAGAGVSAFHLWPKLIGPGVEPDAWLLPGRDARRGEARVTDPAALLEDLAPLVESLARAQEPSLPSEPYVLYGHSLGGMVAHALTRHLHERGLPLPALLAIGAAPPPDGPAALAASADLPDTALLRLLDTFDAVPAGTEPGDVWHRMVFPVLRDDLRLAGALRTAAAGRTAAPRPLPVPILAVAGREDPLVTPEVVAGWARWTTGPFAHRTLPGGHFFVRDRALPRLIGRAARVVERLAATGPAGAVPAAAGPAGAGVRRR; the protein is encoded by the coding sequence ATGGGCGTACGGGTGTGGTGCTTCGCGCACGCGGGGGCCGGTGTCTCGGCCTTCCACCTCTGGCCGAAGCTGATCGGACCGGGCGTGGAGCCCGACGCGTGGCTGCTGCCCGGGCGGGACGCACGTCGCGGCGAGGCACGGGTGACCGACCCGGCCGCCTTGCTGGAGGACCTCGCCCCGCTGGTGGAATCGCTCGCGCGGGCGCAGGAACCGTCCTTGCCGTCCGAACCGTACGTGCTGTACGGACACAGCCTCGGCGGCATGGTCGCCCACGCCCTCACCCGCCACCTGCACGAACGCGGACTGCCGCTGCCCGCCCTGCTCGCCATCGGCGCCGCGCCCCCGCCCGACGGGCCCGCCGCGCTCGCCGCCTCCGCCGACCTGCCCGACACCGCCCTCCTGCGGCTCCTCGACACCTTCGACGCGGTGCCCGCCGGCACCGAACCCGGCGACGTCTGGCACCGCATGGTCTTCCCGGTCCTGCGCGACGACCTCCGGCTCGCGGGAGCGCTGCGCACGGCCGCCGCCGGTCGTACCGCGGCTCCCCGTCCGCTCCCGGTGCCGATCCTGGCGGTCGCGGGGCGCGAGGACCCCCTGGTCACCCCCGAGGTCGTGGCGGGCTGGGCCCGCTGGACCACCGGCCCGTTCGCCCACCGGACCCTGCCCGGCGGGCACTTCTTCGTACGCGACCGGGCCCTGCCGCGCCTGATCGGGCGGGCCGCACGGGTCGTGGAGAGGCTGGCGGCGACCGGGCCTGCGGGGGCCGTGCCTGCGGCGGCCGGGCCTGCCGGGGCCGGGGTGAGGCGCCGGTGA
- a CDS encoding flavoprotein gives MTTRTLYLLCSAAPPVFEIAGVVEEAQRRGWDVCLGLTPAAADWLEDGLPGLAALTGHPVRTRYKRPGGPDVWPAADAVLVAPATTNTINRWALGITDTWLVGFVAEAIGKGIPMAVMPCVNSAYAQHPQLPLSLETLRTAGVRVLYGPGGFEPNQPGEKRPYPWSAALDTVDGFAPAGEA, from the coding sequence ATGACGACGAGGACTCTCTACCTGCTCTGTTCGGCCGCCCCGCCCGTCTTCGAGATCGCCGGTGTGGTGGAGGAGGCGCAGCGCCGCGGCTGGGACGTGTGCCTCGGTCTGACGCCCGCGGCCGCCGACTGGCTGGAGGACGGCCTGCCCGGGCTGGCTGCTCTGACGGGCCATCCGGTCCGTACGCGGTACAAGCGGCCAGGCGGTCCCGACGTGTGGCCGGCCGCGGACGCGGTGCTCGTCGCCCCCGCGACGACGAACACGATCAACCGGTGGGCGCTGGGCATCACCGACACGTGGCTCGTGGGGTTCGTCGCAGAGGCGATCGGCAAGGGCATCCCCATGGCGGTGATGCCGTGCGTGAACTCGGCGTACGCACAGCACCCGCAACTGCCGCTGTCGCTTGAGACCCTCCGGACGGCCGGGGTCCGGGTGCTGTACGGACCGGGAGGATTCGAGCCGAACCAGCCCGGGGAGAAGCGGCCGTACCCATGGAGTGCCGCGTTGGACACCGTGGACGGCTTTGCGCCGGCGGGCGAGGCCTAG
- a CDS encoding beta-ketoacyl-[acyl-carrier-protein] synthase family protein, with translation MRRAVVTGLGVVAPGGTGVRGYWDLLTSGRTATGALTRFDPSGFRSQVAAEAEFDELARGLSLTEALRLDRVAQFAVAGAREALADSGLTGVTGAADPLRRGVCLGSALGCASSLDREFATAATGTLAGRAPVRSAERLYDYFVPSSMAAEVARTAGAQGPVSLLSSGCTSGLDAIGHAVDLIREGTADVMLAGASEAPISPMTLASFDAVRIASHHRNDDPAGAARPFDRTRDGFVLGEGAALLVVEELEHARRRGAHVYGEIAGFGSRSSAFHMTALRTGGADLAEAVRAALNEARLDPGAVDHVAAHGSGTRTGDVHETAALKRALGTHAHEVPVSAVASMIGYSLGALGALAVAACLLAVEHGVVPPTANLYEPDPVCDLDYTPVTAREQRISTALTVGSGFGGTHSALLVRRV, from the coding sequence GTGAGGCGGGCCGTCGTCACCGGTCTGGGCGTCGTGGCCCCGGGCGGGACCGGGGTGCGGGGGTACTGGGACCTGCTCACCTCCGGGCGCACCGCCACGGGGGCGCTGACCCGCTTCGACCCCTCCGGGTTCCGCTCGCAGGTGGCCGCGGAGGCCGAGTTCGACGAGCTGGCCCGCGGGCTCAGCCTCACCGAGGCCCTCCGGCTCGACCGGGTGGCGCAGTTCGCGGTGGCGGGGGCGCGGGAGGCACTGGCCGACAGTGGGCTCACCGGGGTGACCGGGGCGGCGGATCCGCTGCGCCGCGGGGTGTGCCTGGGCAGCGCGCTCGGCTGCGCGAGCTCCCTCGACCGCGAGTTCGCGACGGCGGCCACAGGCACTCTTGCCGGCCGCGCCCCGGTCCGTTCGGCGGAGCGGCTGTACGACTACTTCGTCCCCTCCTCGATGGCGGCCGAGGTCGCCCGTACCGCCGGCGCCCAGGGCCCGGTGTCGCTCCTGTCCAGCGGCTGCACCTCGGGCCTCGACGCCATCGGGCACGCCGTCGACCTGATCCGCGAGGGCACCGCCGACGTGATGCTCGCCGGGGCCAGCGAGGCGCCCATCTCCCCGATGACGCTGGCCTCCTTCGACGCCGTACGCATCGCCTCCCACCACCGCAACGACGACCCGGCGGGGGCCGCCCGCCCCTTCGACCGCACCCGTGACGGGTTCGTACTGGGCGAGGGCGCGGCCCTCCTCGTCGTGGAGGAACTCGAACACGCGCGACGCCGCGGAGCCCATGTGTACGGCGAGATCGCCGGGTTCGGCTCCCGCAGCAGCGCCTTCCACATGACCGCCCTGCGCACCGGCGGCGCCGACCTCGCGGAGGCCGTCCGCGCCGCGCTGAACGAGGCCCGCCTGGACCCCGGCGCCGTGGACCACGTAGCCGCGCACGGCTCGGGCACCCGCACCGGCGACGTACACGAGACGGCCGCCCTCAAGCGCGCCCTGGGCACCCACGCGCACGAGGTACCGGTCAGCGCGGTCGCCTCGATGATCGGCTACTCCCTGGGCGCACTCGGCGCCCTGGCGGTGGCCGCCTGCCTGCTGGCCGTCGAACACGGCGTGGTCCCGCCGACGGCGAACCTGTACGAGCCGGACCCGGTCTGCGACCTCGACTACACCCCGGTCACGGCCCGCGAGCAGCGCATCTCGACGGCCCTCACGGTGGGCAGCGGCTTCGGCGGCACGCACAGCGCGCTGCTGGTGAGGCGGGTCTGA
- a CDS encoding glycine-rich domain-containing protein, with product MTVTVVLGAIAFGAHPLNEGNEMATPTLAASARHLLSADGFSRAVHLVQRENDGVDESLAIRIVDEALKFTAAACRSSGRHLRPSKLVDMGWHALILHTAMYRELCSGLGRFVDHRPEGPKTLRRDADTLDRTMEAIRDAGYEPDAYLWGPLADTEIHAGDCMHSECTEGGSGCAAPPVA from the coding sequence GTGACCGTGACTGTCGTCCTCGGCGCGATCGCCTTCGGCGCCCACCCACTGAACGAAGGGAACGAGATGGCTACCCCCACCCTGGCAGCGTCCGCACGTCACCTGCTGTCCGCCGACGGCTTCAGCCGCGCGGTGCACCTCGTACAGCGCGAGAACGACGGCGTCGACGAGTCCCTCGCCATCCGGATCGTCGACGAGGCACTGAAATTCACCGCCGCGGCATGCCGGTCCTCGGGACGCCACCTGCGCCCCTCCAAGCTCGTCGACATGGGCTGGCACGCGCTCATCCTCCACACGGCCATGTACCGCGAGCTGTGTTCGGGACTCGGCCGCTTCGTTGACCACCGCCCCGAGGGTCCCAAGACGCTGCGCCGCGACGCCGACACACTCGACCGCACGATGGAGGCGATCCGGGACGCCGGGTACGAGCCGGACGCGTACCTGTGGGGACCGCTGGCGGACACGGAGATTCACGCCGGGGACTGCATGCACAGCGAGTGCACCGAGGGCGGGTCGGGTTGTGCTGCCCCGCCAGTCGCCTGA
- a CDS encoding DUF1772 domain-containing protein, giving the protein MLNALEVVTTVVVGVMVGVEFSVAFIMSRILNALPEDSGQLGHAHGGRMLGAVMPVWYIGSLVLVVAWAIAGWHQHGTGLVVTAGALLMLSVVMSVLLLVPINNLNKTWTPETRPADWKQQLHRWERFHYVRVAVIIAAFTLLVAALA; this is encoded by the coding sequence ATGCTCAACGCACTCGAGGTCGTCACCACCGTGGTCGTCGGCGTGATGGTGGGGGTGGAGTTCTCCGTCGCCTTCATCATGAGCCGGATCCTCAACGCACTCCCGGAGGACAGCGGCCAACTCGGCCATGCCCACGGGGGCCGGATGCTCGGCGCCGTGATGCCGGTCTGGTACATCGGCTCGCTCGTCCTCGTCGTGGCCTGGGCCATCGCCGGATGGCACCAGCACGGCACCGGCCTCGTCGTCACCGCCGGCGCACTGCTGATGCTCAGCGTGGTCATGTCGGTCCTGCTGCTCGTCCCGATCAACAACCTGAACAAGACGTGGACCCCTGAGACCCGGCCCGCCGACTGGAAGCAGCAGTTGCACCGCTGGGAACGCTTCCACTACGTCCGCGTCGCCGTGATCATCGCCGCCTTCACCCTGCTGGTCGCCGCCCTCGCCTGA
- a CDS encoding DUF4267 domain-containing protein — protein sequence MSLKKINTVLAATFILFILWFGTGYILSPETTAPGYGLPSWPSGDGGGFLVIKGIRDVVLALVLGILLVTGHRRALGWALLVEAFAAYGDMANVLAHHGSVATALLVHGLTATLMVVNGLLIMRETRKVAAAPAMPTLQPAPQPA from the coding sequence ATGTCGCTGAAGAAGATCAACACCGTCCTGGCCGCCACCTTCATCCTCTTCATCCTCTGGTTCGGGACGGGGTACATCCTGAGCCCGGAGACGACGGCGCCGGGCTACGGCCTGCCGAGCTGGCCGTCCGGCGACGGCGGCGGCTTCCTGGTCATCAAGGGAATCCGCGACGTCGTCCTGGCCCTGGTCCTGGGCATCCTGCTGGTGACGGGCCACCGCCGGGCGCTGGGCTGGGCGCTGCTGGTGGAGGCCTTCGCCGCGTACGGCGACATGGCCAACGTGCTGGCCCACCACGGCTCCGTGGCCACCGCGCTCCTGGTCCACGGCCTGACCGCGACGCTGATGGTGGTCAACGGCCTGCTGATCATGCGCGAGACCCGCAAGGTCGCGGCCGCTCCGGCGATGCCCACCCTGCAGCCCGCCCCGCAGCCCGCCTGA
- a CDS encoding ABC transporter permease, translating into MSTLSLAVRDSSTMLRRNLLHARRYPSLTLNLLLTPVMLLLLFVYIFGDTMSAGIGGGGRSAYIAYIVPGLLLMTIGSTTIGTAVSVSTDMSEGIIARFRTMAIHRPSVLVGHVVGSVLQCVMSVVLVGAVGVAIGFRSTNATVLEWFAAFGLLVLFALALTWIAVGMGLISPNAEAASNNAMPLIFLPLISSAFVPVHSMPGWFQPIAEYQPFTPAIETLRGLLLGTEIGHNGWLAVAWCLGLTVLGYFWSTAKFNADAK; encoded by the coding sequence ATGAGCACCCTCTCCCTCGCCGTCCGCGACTCCTCCACGATGCTGCGCCGCAACCTCCTGCACGCGCGCCGCTACCCGTCGCTCACCCTGAACCTGCTGCTCACGCCGGTCATGCTGCTGCTGCTCTTCGTCTACATCTTCGGCGACACCATGAGCGCGGGCATCGGCGGCGGCGGCCGCTCCGCGTACATCGCGTACATCGTTCCGGGCCTCCTGCTGATGACCATCGGCAGCACCACGATCGGGACCGCGGTGTCCGTCTCCACGGACATGTCGGAGGGCATCATCGCCCGCTTCCGCACAATGGCCATCCACCGCCCTTCGGTTCTCGTCGGACACGTCGTCGGCAGCGTGCTGCAGTGCGTGATGAGCGTGGTCCTCGTCGGCGCCGTCGGCGTGGCCATCGGCTTCCGCTCCACGAACGCCACCGTCCTGGAATGGTTCGCAGCATTCGGACTGCTCGTCCTCTTCGCCCTCGCCCTCACCTGGATCGCGGTCGGCATGGGCCTGATCAGCCCGAACGCGGAGGCCGCCAGCAACAACGCGATGCCGCTGATCTTCCTGCCGCTGATCTCCAGCGCCTTCGTCCCGGTCCACTCCATGCCGGGCTGGTTCCAGCCGATCGCCGAGTACCAGCCCTTCACCCCGGCCATCGAAACCCTGCGCGGCCTCCTGCTCGGCACCGAGATCGGCCACAACGGCTGGCTGGCCGTGGCCTGGTGCCTGGGCCTCACGGTCCTCGGCTACTTCTGGTCGACTGCGAAGTTCAACGCCGACGCGAAGTAA
- a CDS encoding 4'-phosphopantetheinyl transferase family protein: MSVSLWFCPDADLAPAVSATLAAHWLDEHERETASRFLFERDRRQYLVAHTLLRRVLALETGIPEAEAVLRRSPHGRPHLQPPPGGLPRGGGALDFNLARTHGHTLVGVARGHRIGVDLEHLGRSAAALESIVEGFPRAEREWIAEVPAGRSRTRRALRLWTLRQAYAKACAPGGAQGPAAQGPAASGPAAPLSTYTFRRSDERGTLTLTVDGEGGVDGEGGKDRWHFLEFEPVPEMLAAVAVRIEPSVTGLQEVGPQAVHLRQGFPWARPAPRVLRLT, from the coding sequence GTGAGCGTCAGTCTCTGGTTCTGCCCCGACGCGGACCTCGCCCCGGCGGTCTCCGCGACCCTCGCCGCCCACTGGCTCGACGAGCACGAGCGGGAGACCGCCTCCCGCTTCCTCTTCGAACGCGACCGGCGCCAGTACCTCGTGGCCCACACCCTGCTGCGCCGGGTGCTGGCCCTGGAGACCGGGATCCCCGAGGCGGAGGCCGTCCTACGACGCTCCCCGCACGGCCGGCCCCACCTCCAGCCGCCGCCGGGAGGACTGCCGCGCGGGGGCGGCGCGCTCGACTTCAACCTGGCCCGCACGCACGGCCACACCCTCGTCGGCGTGGCCCGGGGCCACCGCATCGGCGTGGACCTGGAGCACCTCGGCCGGAGTGCGGCGGCCCTGGAGAGCATCGTCGAGGGATTCCCGCGGGCGGAGCGGGAGTGGATCGCCGAGGTGCCCGCGGGGCGTTCGCGCACCCGGCGCGCGCTGCGGCTGTGGACGCTCAGGCAGGCGTACGCGAAGGCGTGCGCACCCGGCGGCGCGCAGGGGCCGGCGGCGCAGGGGCCCGCTGCGTCCGGCCCGGCCGCGCCCCTGTCCACGTACACCTTCAGGCGATCCGACGAGCGCGGCACGCTCACCCTCACCGTGGACGGCGAGGGTGGCGTGGACGGAGAAGGCGGGAAGGACCGCTGGCACTTCCTGGAGTTCGAGCCGGTGCCGGAGATGCTCGCCGCGGTCGCCGTCCGCATCGAACCGTCGGTGACCGGCCTGCAGGAGGTCGGCCCGCAGGCCGTGCACCTGAGGCAGGGATTCCCGTGGGCCCGCCCCGCGCCACGCGTCCTGCGGTTGACCTGA
- a CDS encoding DUF4097 family beta strand repeat-containing protein, with product MQNFKTPAPIAAVLDIPAGHIRFIAADRADTTVEILPANSSKSSDVKAAEQTTVEYLDGVLRIAAAPAKNRILGNSGSVEVTVQLPAGSRVEAKTATAEFRGVGRLGDVTYDSAHGTVKLDETAGAHLTLQAGDVTVGRLGGPAEISTQKGDITIAEARRGTVELNTQAGDVTVGAARGVSASLDAGTSYGRISNALTNTEGAAAGLNIRATTAYGNITARSI from the coding sequence ATGCAGAACTTCAAGACCCCCGCCCCGATCGCCGCCGTCCTCGACATCCCCGCCGGCCACATCCGGTTCATCGCCGCGGACCGCGCCGACACCACCGTCGAGATCCTCCCCGCGAACTCCTCGAAGAGCAGCGACGTGAAGGCCGCGGAGCAGACCACGGTCGAGTACCTCGACGGCGTCCTGCGGATCGCGGCCGCACCGGCCAAGAACCGGATCCTCGGCAACTCCGGCTCGGTCGAGGTGACCGTCCAGCTCCCCGCCGGCTCCCGCGTCGAGGCGAAGACGGCCACCGCCGAGTTCCGCGGCGTCGGACGCCTCGGCGACGTCACCTACGACAGCGCGCACGGCACGGTCAAGCTCGACGAGACCGCCGGCGCCCACCTCACCCTGCAGGCCGGCGACGTCACGGTCGGCCGCCTGGGCGGCCCCGCCGAAATCAGCACCCAGAAGGGCGACATCACCATCGCCGAGGCCCGCCGCGGCACGGTCGAACTGAACACCCAGGCCGGCGACGTGACCGTCGGCGCCGCCCGCGGAGTCTCCGCCTCCCTCGACGCCGGCACGAGCTACGGCCGCATCAGCAACGCCCTCACCAACACCGAAGGCGCCGCGGCCGGCCTGAACATCCGCGCCACCACCGCCTACGGCAACATCACCGCCCGCAGCATCTAG
- a CDS encoding ATP-binding cassette domain-containing protein, which produces MTTLAIAANGLRKSYGDKVVLDGVDLAVPEGTIFSLLGPNGAGKTTAVKILSTLVSADPGTGTIHIGGHDLAAAPQAVRAAIGVTGQFSAVDGLITGEENMLLMADLHHLSRSEGRRVTAELLERFDLVEAAKKPASTYSGGMKRRLDIAMTLVGSPRIIFLDEPTTGLDPRSRHNMWQIIRELVTTGVTVFLTTQYLEEADELADRIAVLNNGKIAAQGTADELKRLIPGGHIRLRFTHPADYRNATHTLHDASRNDEALTLQIPSDGSQRDLRTILDRLDTAGIEADELTVHTPDLDDVFFALTGTTTVPTQSKETVR; this is translated from the coding sequence ATGACCACCCTGGCCATCGCGGCGAACGGTCTGCGCAAGTCCTACGGCGACAAGGTCGTGCTCGATGGCGTCGACCTGGCCGTCCCCGAAGGAACGATCTTCTCCCTCCTGGGCCCGAACGGCGCCGGCAAGACCACCGCCGTGAAGATCCTCTCCACCCTCGTCTCCGCCGACCCGGGCACCGGCACCATCCACATCGGCGGCCACGACCTGGCCGCCGCCCCCCAGGCGGTGCGTGCCGCGATCGGTGTCACGGGCCAGTTCTCCGCGGTCGACGGCCTGATCACCGGCGAGGAGAACATGCTCCTCATGGCGGACCTCCACCACCTCTCCCGCAGCGAGGGCCGCCGGGTCACCGCCGAACTCCTCGAACGCTTCGACCTCGTCGAGGCCGCGAAGAAGCCCGCCTCCACCTACTCCGGCGGCATGAAGCGCCGACTCGACATCGCCATGACCCTCGTCGGCAGCCCGCGAATCATCTTCCTCGACGAACCCACCACCGGCCTCGACCCCCGCTCCCGCCACAACATGTGGCAGATCATCCGCGAACTGGTCACCACCGGCGTCACCGTCTTCCTCACCACCCAATACCTCGAAGAAGCCGACGAACTCGCCGACCGCATCGCCGTCCTCAACAACGGCAAGATCGCCGCCCAGGGCACCGCCGACGAACTCAAGCGCCTCATCCCCGGCGGCCACATCCGCCTCCGCTTCACCCACCCGGCCGACTACCGCAACGCCACCCACACCCTGCACGACGCCTCCCGCAACGACGAAGCCCTCACCCTCCAAATCCCCAGCGACGGCAGCCAGCGCGACCTGCGCACCATCCTCGACCGGCTCGACACCGCCGGCATCGAAGCCGACGAACTCACCGTCCACACCCCCGACCTCGACGACGTGTTCTTCGCCCTCACCGGCACCACCACCGTCCCCACCCAGTCCAAGGAGACAGTCCGATGA